In Sphaeramia orbicularis chromosome 7, fSphaOr1.1, whole genome shotgun sequence, one genomic interval encodes:
- the LOC115421850 gene encoding rap1 GTPase-activating protein 1-like isoform X13, translated as MDEQRCTFPPPLKTEEDYIPYPSVHEVLGRKSPFPLILLPQFGGYWIEGTNHELGDAVDSELPQPLSPNTRTKLECNTTATLYRKHFLGKEHFNYYSVDSALGHLVFSLKYDVIGDQEHLRLMLRTKLKTHHDVIPISCLTEFPNVVQMAKLVCEEINVDRFFPVLYPKASRLIVTFDEHVISNNFKFGIIYQKYGQTSEEELFGNSVESPAFVEFLEFVGEKIELHNFKGFRGGLDVTHGQTGTESVYCNYRNKEVMFHVSTKLPYTEGDTQQLQRKRHIGNDIVAIVFQEENTPFVPDMIASNFLHAYIVVQVMNPCSDNVLYKVSVTARDDVPFFGPALPNPAIFKKGPEFHEFLFTKLINAEYACYKAEKFAKLEERTRSALLETLYEELHINSQAMMGVGGEDDKLENGSGGGGGFFESFKRVIRSRSQSMDAMGLTLKKPHTVSTSLSSNFNHNPADSPKFPGISLLVPGKSPSKYGRRGSAIGIGTVEESLIIPGKSPTRKKSGPFSSRRSSAIGIENIQEVQEKSSRESSPNTQKTPDSGHVSQDPKSDNSSNQSSPEVLTTAKNSSYLGGRAPSITEGHDLSRSSSNASSFASVVEENETEATEDYDTGMESLSSAGTPHKRDSLTYSTWLEDSMSSTSTTSRGSSPGPGKPERGKGTDIRIKLERPHDHQSSSNC; from the exons ATGGATGAACAGAGATGCACCTTTCCTCCCCCACTCAAG ACTGAGGAGGACTACATTCCGTATCCAAGTGTTCATGAG GTTTTAGGTCGAAAAAGCCCTTTTCCTCTCATCCTCCTGCCACAGTTTGGGGGCTACTGGATTGAGGGAACCAACCATGAGTTGGGTGATGCAGTTGACTCAGAGTTACCGCAACCTCTGTCCCCAAACACTCGCACAAAGCTGGAATGTAACACAACAGCAACACTGTACCGTAAACACTTCTTGGGCAAG GAACACTTTAATTACTATTCAGTGGACAGCGCACTTGGACATCTGGTGTTCTCACTAAAGTATGATGTGATTGGTGACCAGGAACATCTTCGTCTAATGCTCAG GACCAAACTGAAAACGCACCATGACGTGATCCCTATCTCCTGTTTGACAGAGTTTCCCAATGTGGTCCAAATGGCCAAG cttGTCTGTGAAGAGATCAACGTGGATcgattttttcctgttctttacCCAAAA GCTTCTAGACTTATAGTCACCTTTGATGAACATGTTATAAGCAACAACTTCAAGTTTGGTATCATCTATCAAAAGTATGGACAG ACTTCAGAAGAAGAGCTCTTTGGTAACAGTGTAGAGAGTCCTGCCTTTGTGGAATTCCTGGAGTTTGTAGGAGAGAAAATTGAGCTGCACAACTTTAAAGG TTTCCGAGGAGGGTTAGATGTGACTCACGGGCAGACTGGCACAGAATCTGTCTACTGCAACTACCGCAACAAAGAGGTCATGTTCCATGTGTCCACAAAGCTGCCTTACACAGAAGGGGACACCCAGCAG CTGCAGAGAAAGAGGCACATAGGAAATGATATTGTGGCCATCGTATTCCAAGAAGAAAACACTCCATTTGTTCCAGATATGATTGCCTCCAACTTTCTCCATGCCTATATTGTAGTCCAAGTCATGAACCCCTGCTCTGATAATGTGCTTTACAAG GTATCAGTGACAGCGAGGGATGATGTACCTTTCTTTGGCCCCGCCCTTCCAAACCCTGCTATCTTTAAAAAG GGTCCTGAATTCCATGAATTCCTTTTCACGAAACTAATCAATGCAGAGTATGCATGCTACAAAGCTGAGAAATTTGCCAAATTAGAG GAGCGAACACGGTCTGCCTTGTTAGAAACGTTGTATGAGGAGCTCCATATAAACAGCCAGGCCATGATGGGTGTCGGAGgcgaagatgacaaactggaaaatgggagtggaggaggagggggcttCTTTGAGTCGTTCAAG CGGGTGATCCGCAGCAGGAGCCAATCTATGGACGCCATGGGTCTTACTCTCAAGAAGCCACACACAGTCTCCACTAGCCTCAGCAGCAACTTTAACCACAACCCCGCAGACAGCCCCAAATTCCCAGGGATA TCATTGCTTGTCCCAGGCAAAAGTCCCAGTAAATATGGACGTCGAGGCAGTGCCATAGGGATAGGAACAGTAGAAGAG TCCTTGATCATACCAGGGAAAAGTCCAACCAGGAAAAAGTCTGGTCCTTTCAGCTCCAGGCGAAGCAGTGCCATTGGCATCGAAAACATTCAAGAAGTCCAAGAGAAGAG CAGTAGAGAGAGTTCTCCAAATACCCAGAAGACCCCTGACAGTGGTCACGTCTCTCAAGATCCTAAATCTGACAACTCGTCCAATCAGAGCTCTCCTGAGGTGCTCACAACTGCCAAGAACAG TTCTTATCTTGGTGGCAGGGCCCCATCCATCACTGAGGGTCATGACCTCTCCCGCTCCTCCTCCAACGCTAGCAGCTTCGCCAGTGTGGTGGAGGAGAACGAAACAGAGGCCACAGAGGACTATGATACCGGCATG GAGAGTCTGTCATCTGCGGGGACTCCTCACAAGCGAGACTCCCTCACCTACAGCACCTGGCTGGAGGACAGCATGAGCAGCACCAGTACAACCAGTCGTGGTAGCTCCCCAG GGCCTGGTAAACCTGAACGAGGAAAGGGGACAGACATCCGTATCAAACTGGAACGACCACACGATCATCAGTCCTCATCA AATTGTTAA
- the LOC115421850 gene encoding rap1 GTPase-activating protein 1-like isoform X6: MPQRKRSFTFGAYGGVDKTFSKARNLWKQDGSDPRISATLEPQLFQPTLPYTTSPFHKNPDLFEMIEKMQGNRMDEQRCTFPPPLKTEEDYIPYPSVHEVLGRKSPFPLILLPQFGGYWIEGTNHELGDAVDSELPQPLSPNTRTKLECNTTATLYRKHFLGKEHFNYYSVDSALGHLVFSLKYDVIGDQEHLRLMLRTKLKTHHDVIPISCLTEFPNVVQMAKLVCEEINVDRFFPVLYPKASRLIVTFDEHVISNNFKFGIIYQKYGQTSEEELFGNSVESPAFVEFLEFVGEKIELHNFKGFRGGLDVTHGQTGTESVYCNYRNKEVMFHVSTKLPYTEGDTQQLQRKRHIGNDIVAIVFQEENTPFVPDMIASNFLHAYIVVQVMNPCSDNVLYKVSVTARDDVPFFGPALPNPAIFKKGPEFHEFLFTKLINAEYACYKAEKFAKLEERTRSALLETLYEELHINSQAMMGVGGEDDKLENGSGGGGGFFESFKRVIRSRSQSMDAMGLTLKKPHTVSTSLSSNFNHNPADSPKFPGISLIIPGKSPTRKKSGPFSSRRSSAIGIENIQEVQEKSSRESSPNTQKTPDSGHVSQDPKSDNSSNQSSPEVLTTAKNSSYLGGRAPSITEGHDLSRSSSNASSFASVVEENETEATEDYDTGMESLSSAGTPHKRDSLTYSTWLEDSMSSTSTTSRGSSPGPGKPERGKGTDIRIKLERPHDHQSSSNC, from the exons GGCAACAGGATGGATGAACAGAGATGCACCTTTCCTCCCCCACTCAAG ACTGAGGAGGACTACATTCCGTATCCAAGTGTTCATGAG GTTTTAGGTCGAAAAAGCCCTTTTCCTCTCATCCTCCTGCCACAGTTTGGGGGCTACTGGATTGAGGGAACCAACCATGAGTTGGGTGATGCAGTTGACTCAGAGTTACCGCAACCTCTGTCCCCAAACACTCGCACAAAGCTGGAATGTAACACAACAGCAACACTGTACCGTAAACACTTCTTGGGCAAG GAACACTTTAATTACTATTCAGTGGACAGCGCACTTGGACATCTGGTGTTCTCACTAAAGTATGATGTGATTGGTGACCAGGAACATCTTCGTCTAATGCTCAG GACCAAACTGAAAACGCACCATGACGTGATCCCTATCTCCTGTTTGACAGAGTTTCCCAATGTGGTCCAAATGGCCAAG cttGTCTGTGAAGAGATCAACGTGGATcgattttttcctgttctttacCCAAAA GCTTCTAGACTTATAGTCACCTTTGATGAACATGTTATAAGCAACAACTTCAAGTTTGGTATCATCTATCAAAAGTATGGACAG ACTTCAGAAGAAGAGCTCTTTGGTAACAGTGTAGAGAGTCCTGCCTTTGTGGAATTCCTGGAGTTTGTAGGAGAGAAAATTGAGCTGCACAACTTTAAAGG TTTCCGAGGAGGGTTAGATGTGACTCACGGGCAGACTGGCACAGAATCTGTCTACTGCAACTACCGCAACAAAGAGGTCATGTTCCATGTGTCCACAAAGCTGCCTTACACAGAAGGGGACACCCAGCAG CTGCAGAGAAAGAGGCACATAGGAAATGATATTGTGGCCATCGTATTCCAAGAAGAAAACACTCCATTTGTTCCAGATATGATTGCCTCCAACTTTCTCCATGCCTATATTGTAGTCCAAGTCATGAACCCCTGCTCTGATAATGTGCTTTACAAG GTATCAGTGACAGCGAGGGATGATGTACCTTTCTTTGGCCCCGCCCTTCCAAACCCTGCTATCTTTAAAAAG GGTCCTGAATTCCATGAATTCCTTTTCACGAAACTAATCAATGCAGAGTATGCATGCTACAAAGCTGAGAAATTTGCCAAATTAGAG GAGCGAACACGGTCTGCCTTGTTAGAAACGTTGTATGAGGAGCTCCATATAAACAGCCAGGCCATGATGGGTGTCGGAGgcgaagatgacaaactggaaaatgggagtggaggaggagggggcttCTTTGAGTCGTTCAAG CGGGTGATCCGCAGCAGGAGCCAATCTATGGACGCCATGGGTCTTACTCTCAAGAAGCCACACACAGTCTCCACTAGCCTCAGCAGCAACTTTAACCACAACCCCGCAGACAGCCCCAAATTCCCAGGGATA TCCTTGATCATACCAGGGAAAAGTCCAACCAGGAAAAAGTCTGGTCCTTTCAGCTCCAGGCGAAGCAGTGCCATTGGCATCGAAAACATTCAAGAAGTCCAAGAGAAGAG CAGTAGAGAGAGTTCTCCAAATACCCAGAAGACCCCTGACAGTGGTCACGTCTCTCAAGATCCTAAATCTGACAACTCGTCCAATCAGAGCTCTCCTGAGGTGCTCACAACTGCCAAGAACAG TTCTTATCTTGGTGGCAGGGCCCCATCCATCACTGAGGGTCATGACCTCTCCCGCTCCTCCTCCAACGCTAGCAGCTTCGCCAGTGTGGTGGAGGAGAACGAAACAGAGGCCACAGAGGACTATGATACCGGCATG GAGAGTCTGTCATCTGCGGGGACTCCTCACAAGCGAGACTCCCTCACCTACAGCACCTGGCTGGAGGACAGCATGAGCAGCACCAGTACAACCAGTCGTGGTAGCTCCCCAG GGCCTGGTAAACCTGAACGAGGAAAGGGGACAGACATCCGTATCAAACTGGAACGACCACACGATCATCAGTCCTCATCA AATTGTTAA
- the LOC115421850 gene encoding rap1 GTPase-activating protein 1-like isoform X11, giving the protein MIEKMQGNRMDEQRCTFPPPLKTEEDYIPYPSVHEVLGRKSPFPLILLPQFGGYWIEGTNHELGDAVDSELPQPLSPNTRTKLECNTTATLYRKHFLGKEHFNYYSVDSALGHLVFSLKYDVIGDQEHLRLMLRTKLKTHHDVIPISCLTEFPNVVQMAKLVCEEINVDRFFPVLYPKASRLIVTFDEHVISNNFKFGIIYQKYGQTSEEELFGNSVESPAFVEFLEFVGEKIELHNFKGFRGGLDVTHGQTGTESVYCNYRNKEVMFHVSTKLPYTEGDTQQLQRKRHIGNDIVAIVFQEENTPFVPDMIASNFLHAYIVVQVMNPCSDNVLYKVSVTARDDVPFFGPALPNPAIFKKGPEFHEFLFTKLINAEYACYKAEKFAKLEERTRSALLETLYEELHINSQAMMGVGGEDDKLENGSGGGGGFFESFKRVIRSRSQSMDAMGLTLKKPHTVSTSLSSNFNHNPADSPKFPGISLLVPGKSPSKYGRRGSAIGIGTVEESLIIPGKSPTRKKSGPFSSRRSSAIGIENIQEVQEKSSRESSPNTQKTPDSGHVSQDPKSDNSSNQSSPEVLTTAKNSSYLGGRAPSITEGHDLSRSSSNASSFASVVEENETEATEDYDTGMESLSSAGTPHKRDSLTYSTWLEDSMSSTSTTSRGSSPGPGKPERGKGTDIRIKLERPHDHQSSSNC; this is encoded by the exons GGCAACAGGATGGATGAACAGAGATGCACCTTTCCTCCCCCACTCAAG ACTGAGGAGGACTACATTCCGTATCCAAGTGTTCATGAG GTTTTAGGTCGAAAAAGCCCTTTTCCTCTCATCCTCCTGCCACAGTTTGGGGGCTACTGGATTGAGGGAACCAACCATGAGTTGGGTGATGCAGTTGACTCAGAGTTACCGCAACCTCTGTCCCCAAACACTCGCACAAAGCTGGAATGTAACACAACAGCAACACTGTACCGTAAACACTTCTTGGGCAAG GAACACTTTAATTACTATTCAGTGGACAGCGCACTTGGACATCTGGTGTTCTCACTAAAGTATGATGTGATTGGTGACCAGGAACATCTTCGTCTAATGCTCAG GACCAAACTGAAAACGCACCATGACGTGATCCCTATCTCCTGTTTGACAGAGTTTCCCAATGTGGTCCAAATGGCCAAG cttGTCTGTGAAGAGATCAACGTGGATcgattttttcctgttctttacCCAAAA GCTTCTAGACTTATAGTCACCTTTGATGAACATGTTATAAGCAACAACTTCAAGTTTGGTATCATCTATCAAAAGTATGGACAG ACTTCAGAAGAAGAGCTCTTTGGTAACAGTGTAGAGAGTCCTGCCTTTGTGGAATTCCTGGAGTTTGTAGGAGAGAAAATTGAGCTGCACAACTTTAAAGG TTTCCGAGGAGGGTTAGATGTGACTCACGGGCAGACTGGCACAGAATCTGTCTACTGCAACTACCGCAACAAAGAGGTCATGTTCCATGTGTCCACAAAGCTGCCTTACACAGAAGGGGACACCCAGCAG CTGCAGAGAAAGAGGCACATAGGAAATGATATTGTGGCCATCGTATTCCAAGAAGAAAACACTCCATTTGTTCCAGATATGATTGCCTCCAACTTTCTCCATGCCTATATTGTAGTCCAAGTCATGAACCCCTGCTCTGATAATGTGCTTTACAAG GTATCAGTGACAGCGAGGGATGATGTACCTTTCTTTGGCCCCGCCCTTCCAAACCCTGCTATCTTTAAAAAG GGTCCTGAATTCCATGAATTCCTTTTCACGAAACTAATCAATGCAGAGTATGCATGCTACAAAGCTGAGAAATTTGCCAAATTAGAG GAGCGAACACGGTCTGCCTTGTTAGAAACGTTGTATGAGGAGCTCCATATAAACAGCCAGGCCATGATGGGTGTCGGAGgcgaagatgacaaactggaaaatgggagtggaggaggagggggcttCTTTGAGTCGTTCAAG CGGGTGATCCGCAGCAGGAGCCAATCTATGGACGCCATGGGTCTTACTCTCAAGAAGCCACACACAGTCTCCACTAGCCTCAGCAGCAACTTTAACCACAACCCCGCAGACAGCCCCAAATTCCCAGGGATA TCATTGCTTGTCCCAGGCAAAAGTCCCAGTAAATATGGACGTCGAGGCAGTGCCATAGGGATAGGAACAGTAGAAGAG TCCTTGATCATACCAGGGAAAAGTCCAACCAGGAAAAAGTCTGGTCCTTTCAGCTCCAGGCGAAGCAGTGCCATTGGCATCGAAAACATTCAAGAAGTCCAAGAGAAGAG CAGTAGAGAGAGTTCTCCAAATACCCAGAAGACCCCTGACAGTGGTCACGTCTCTCAAGATCCTAAATCTGACAACTCGTCCAATCAGAGCTCTCCTGAGGTGCTCACAACTGCCAAGAACAG TTCTTATCTTGGTGGCAGGGCCCCATCCATCACTGAGGGTCATGACCTCTCCCGCTCCTCCTCCAACGCTAGCAGCTTCGCCAGTGTGGTGGAGGAGAACGAAACAGAGGCCACAGAGGACTATGATACCGGCATG GAGAGTCTGTCATCTGCGGGGACTCCTCACAAGCGAGACTCCCTCACCTACAGCACCTGGCTGGAGGACAGCATGAGCAGCACCAGTACAACCAGTCGTGGTAGCTCCCCAG GGCCTGGTAAACCTGAACGAGGAAAGGGGACAGACATCCGTATCAAACTGGAACGACCACACGATCATCAGTCCTCATCA AATTGTTAA